The nucleotide sequence ATTTGGCTAAAATCAGCGGCTCCAGTTGTAACTTCAGTCTCAGAGCCGATGGCTTTATCGGAGAAGGTGATCGAGCCTTCATTGAAATCCGCTTACCTGGCTATATGGAAGATGAGTTTACCGTAGCGAAGTTAAAAGATTATGGCATCGCCTTGAATCGCTTACTACGAGATATGATCCCAGCTTATTATCGCAAGCACTTCTCTTTCGAAATCAAATCTCTTCTCGTTGAAATGGGTGCCTACCCTATCGACCCGCGTTACTGTATCGGGGTGCGTGCTCGATGGGATGCTTGTTCCTCCTCGTGGTATAGGCATGAGCCTGCCTAGGAGTTGCAGCAAACAGGCAGTTTGCGATCCCAAAAAGCTTCCTGCAACCGACGTATTACGAAGAACGCGGCGCCGGGCAACGGTCCACTGCTCTGGGTTCGGCAAAACTGTGCCTCTAACTAATCAGCTACGGCGCTTGACTTTGCCCCATAGCATGTGCGAGGCTGATTGGCATGAGGAGGTGCGGTATGAGACCGCAATGTTGTCGTGAAGCAGCTATCTGCTTGCCGAAGTCGGTTATGTTAATGCTGCTCGGGGTAACGGCGCTGGCAGTTGCCCAATTGAATTGGAAACCGGTAGCTTGGGCCGAAGAAGACCGCGAAGCAGCGCTGCTCAAGCAACAGTTCCAATCCGGTGAGTTTGCTCCGGCGCTGGAAACTGCCCGATCGGCAAACAATACCGCCGATCGTGACGCCATCTTGGCCGAAGTGGCGAAAGCCCAAGCTTCGGCCGGCGATCGCCAGGCGGCGTTACAAACCATCTCGCAGATTGATGACGATCATACGATGGCCGAATCGCTGTCGGCCCTTCGTTCTCCACCACCTGCGCGTCCGGGCCATTTCGGCGGAAACCAGGCTGATTTCGACCAACTGATCGATCTCATTACATCAACCGTCGCGCCCCAGACGTGGAGCGAAATGGGCGGCCCCGGCAGCATCACTTCATTCCCGGGCGGCGTGTCCATCGATGCCAAAGGCGTGTTGCGCCCGCTCGTCAAGGTCGATCGTTCCAACAATCTCGCGGAATTGCGGCAGATCGCTGCGCAGCGCCCCTCCAGCGGCGATGTGCGGCAAAGTTCCGGACTGCGAAAAATTTCCTTGGTGCGCTTGGAGCGACAAGTGGAATTGCTTGCCGCCCAAGGCCAGCGCCCGACGGAAGAAATGCAAACGCTCGCAGGCTTGCAGCGAATTCAATACGTGCTGGTTTATCCAGAGCAGGGGGATATTGTGCTGGCCGGACCCGCCGGTGATTGGCGGACGGATTTTGAAGGCCGGCTGGTCGGCAAAGAATCGGGCCGGCCCGTGCTGCGGTTGGACGATTTGGTCGTGATTTTGCGGCGAATGATGTCGGGATCGGACGCGCCGTTTGGCTGCAATATCACGCCCACGGCGGCCTCGCTGGCCGATGTCAAGGCGTTCATCAGCGAATCGAACAAAGCTCCACTCAAACCTGGGCAACGCGACGCCTGGCTCAAACAGCTGCGCGAAAAGTTGGGGCAACAAAATATCGAGGTCTACGGCATCGATCCGCGCACGCGCGTGGCGCAAGTACTAGTGGAAGCCGATTATCGCATGAAGCTAGTGGGCATGGGCCTGGAAGAAGGGGTGTTCGGGGTGCCCAGTTATCTGGATATGATCGAGCTAGCGCCCGGGCAGTCGCCGCCCCCTATGGATGTATTGCGGTGGTGGTTCACGCTGAATTATGACGCGGTGGCCACCACGCCCCAGCGTGATGCCTTCGAATTGCGCGGCCAAGCTGTGCAAGTGCTCAGCGAAAACGAAATGCTTTCGGCTGCTGGCCAGCAACTTCACACGGGCAGTTCCGATGTGTTGAATCAGCAGTTTGCACAAAATTTTACCAAGCATTTTGCCGATTTGGCGGTAAAATATCCCATTTACGCCGAACTGCAAAATATGTGCGACTTGGCGCTCGTGTGTGCCTTGATGCGGAGCGAGAACTTGCCGGATAAAGTTCGCTGGCACATGCTAGAGTTCGGCGATCCGCAGCAATACCAGGTCCCCTTGGCCGTCGCTCCCAAAGCAGTAGATACGGTCATCAATCACCGCATCGTAAACAAAACGACCATCCTCGTGGGAGTCAGCGGCGGAGTGCGGATTGATCCAAATGCCCAACTGAAACCCGACGCGATGAAAACCGATGGCTACGCTTTGCCGGCATTGCGATTACATGATGCGCCAAAGAAGAACGACAGCCGTGAGCGCTGGTGGTGGGATTGAAGGACGGCGGCTTTGCGGTGCTCAGGTCGAATCACCGGGAGCATCGGAGAATTTTAGGACCGTGAGCTCACTTACTTGTGCTCCGGCCTGTCCACTGCGGCGGGCCAATTCTTCCGCGTCAGCTTGCGCCAACGCGCCCAGTTCCAGTAAATCGTTGGCTTGCGCGAGCAAGTGTTGATAGGCGCCATCCCACTCACTGTTAACTTCCAGTGGGTCAAGCCGTTCCAAGTCGAGTGCACCAACGCCCTTCGGTTGCTCGGCTCGCCGCTGAGGCGCATCGGAATTGTTCACGGCGCAGGCGTCGGTGGCGAAGTTCACGGTTCGATCGACTAAATACAGCGGCCGCCCGCGAACCTGATCGTAAATTCGCACTACATACTCCCCCAACATGCTAATGCCCAGGGCATTCAACGCAGCGAAAAAACTCATCGTCACTAACTGCGAAGTCCAGCCGGGAATCGCCAGGGAGGTAAACAACCGACAATACAGCGAATAACTGCTGACCGCCAAAAAT is from Pirellulales bacterium and encodes:
- a CDS encoding DUF1598 domain-containing protein gives rise to the protein MLMLLGVTALAVAQLNWKPVAWAEEDREAALLKQQFQSGEFAPALETARSANNTADRDAILAEVAKAQASAGDRQAALQTISQIDDDHTMAESLSALRSPPPARPGHFGGNQADFDQLIDLITSTVAPQTWSEMGGPGSITSFPGGVSIDAKGVLRPLVKVDRSNNLAELRQIAAQRPSSGDVRQSSGLRKISLVRLERQVELLAAQGQRPTEEMQTLAGLQRIQYVLVYPEQGDIVLAGPAGDWRTDFEGRLVGKESGRPVLRLDDLVVILRRMMSGSDAPFGCNITPTAASLADVKAFISESNKAPLKPGQRDAWLKQLREKLGQQNIEVYGIDPRTRVAQVLVEADYRMKLVGMGLEEGVFGVPSYLDMIELAPGQSPPPMDVLRWWFTLNYDAVATTPQRDAFELRGQAVQVLSENEMLSAAGQQLHTGSSDVLNQQFAQNFTKHFADLAVKYPIYAELQNMCDLALVCALMRSENLPDKVRWHMLEFGDPQQYQVPLAVAPKAVDTVINHRIVNKTTILVGVSGGVRIDPNAQLKPDAMKTDGYALPALRLHDAPKKNDSRERWWWD